In Aspergillus flavus chromosome 3, complete sequence, one genomic interval encodes:
- a CDS encoding putative phosphatidylinositol 4-kinase type II subunit alpha (unnamed protein product), giving the protein MPKNRPATSGYARLAQEEEDRANDLYDYSDDDDQNDSLGTISHSAPRYAPISSRAQMDASILSSPPGHRRRPSGYHRRGRRNSGVDIKAINARLERWAEEIASKFKIHKVKGKTLEEEKLEIYHSVFQPPNGVRPISAEELESDEIEGAARRAREEFEDVVESVHSAIRMGMHPRMISQGSSGSYFARNGEGKVVGVFKPKDEEPYASRNPKWTKWIHRNLFPCFFGRACLIPNLSYVSEAAAYVLDSRLRTNLVPYTDIVWLSSKSFYYDFWDRRKAWMGKRPLPPKAGSFQVFLKGYKDANLFLRDHPWPDQTNTGFRAEDAPKRKKRPWNEACRPSGMQSDDEDDDYENGDIQTPSPREESRERRFYWTEGLKQSFREELEKLVILDYIMRNTDRGLDNWMIKIDWKTEEVSIVADPPKPNGTQQDDDDDHLPPARPVSVNSERTGSARLPYRRHEAMVAVSRTGTPLNSSEPQASIQIGAIDNSLSWPWKHPDAWRSFPFGWLFLPVSLIGQPFSQKTRDHFLPLLTSTSWWSGTQMALRRVFSQDDDFKESMFARQIAVMKGQAWNVVETLKQPDHGPLELTRRARVCVWDDLVDVPVAIPLRGPSTEAQKRKVKSYENYDYDPDHEEMDIGASMSLGTGPENDLLGLGSSPNELPNPNRFELSRGRSHQPSTRRIPNGSPATIGDYRVSQDGIDSMIHGRSMDQSWPSLPPRPGNKHQKHSSISSAHGQAQLIWSSDDLEGDLGYAAAEGMEGNQRKVIVERLEAVKSKNPVFTWC; this is encoded by the exons GACCTCGGGCTACGCCCGTCTGgcccaggaagaagaggatagaGCCAATGACTTGTATGACTATTCCGATGACGATGACCAAAACGATTCCCTCGGCACAATTTCCCACTCCGCTCCCCGATATGCCCCCATCTCCTCCCGCGCGCAAATGGATGCGTCCATTTTGTCCTCACCCCCAGGACATCGTCGGAGACCGAGTGGCTACCATCGCCGAGGCCGGAGAAACTCTGGGGTAGATATTAAGGCCATCAATGCGCGCCTTGAGCGGTGGGCCGAAGAGATCGCCTCCAAGTTCAAGATCCATAAGGTCAAGGGGAAGACtttggaggaagaaaagcttgAAATTTATCACTCCGTATTCCAACCCCCGAATGGTGTAAGACCGATCTCCGCTGAAGAGCTCGAGTCGGATGAAATTGAAGGCGCGGCGCGAAGGGCTCGGGAGGAGTTTGAGGACGTTGTAGAGAGTGTCCACTCAGCGATACGGATGGGGATGCACCCTCGCATGATTTCCCAGGGAAGCTCCGGTAGTTACTTTGCGCGCAACGGCGAAGGCAAAGTCGTGGGGGTCTTTAAACCCAAAGACGAGGAGCCTTATGCGTCCCGCAATCCCAAGTGGACGAAATGGATTCATCGAAACCTGTTCCCATGCTTCTTTGGTCGTGCCTGCCTGATTCCTAACTTGTCCTATGTCTCTGAAGCAGCCGCTTATGTCCTCGACTCTCGTTTACGCACTAATCTCGTCCCTTACACCGATATCGTGTGGCTATCCTCAAAATCATTCTACTACGATTTCTGGGACCGGAGAAAGGCATGGATGGGCAAGCGACCCCTTCCCCCTAAGGCGGGTAGCTTTCAGGTTTTTCTGAAGGGCTACAAGGATGCGAACCTCTTCCTACGAGACCATCCCTGGCCAGACCAGACCAATACTGGCTTTCGCGCGGAAGATGCCCCGAAGCGCAAAAAGAGGCCCTGGAACGAGGCTTGCCGTCCTTCTGGAATGCAgtcagatgatgaagatgacgattATGAGAACGGAGATATACAAACCCCATCGCCAAGGGAGGAGAGTAGGGAGCGGCGGTTCTACTGGACCGAGGGTCTCAAGCAGTCATTCCgtgaggagttggagaagttGGTGATTTTGGATTATATTATGCGCAATACCGACCGTGGGTTGGATAACTGGATGATCAAGATCGATTGGAAAACCGAAGAAGTGTCTATTGTCGCCGATCCACCGAAGCCTAACGGGACTCAGcaggacgatgacgacgaccaTCTTCCTCCCGCTCGCCCCGTTTCTGTCAACTCGGAGCGCACGGGCTCTGCTCGTCTTCCCTACAGACGACACGAGGCGATGGTGGCTGTGAGTCGCACCGGCACTCCGCTGAACTCGTCGGAACCTCAAGCGTCTATTCAGATCGGAGCTATCGACAACAGTTTGTCCTGGCCATGGAAACATCCTGATGCT TGGCGAAGCTTTCCGTTCGGCTGGCTATTCCTTCCGGTTTCTTTGATCGGACAACCTTTCTCTCAGAAGACTCGGGACCATTTCTTACCTCTCTTGACCTCAACCTCCTGGTGGAGCGGTACGCAGATGGCGCTGCGACGCGTATTTTCTCAGGACGATGATTTCAAGGAGAGCATGTTTGCGAGACAGATCGCAGTCATGAAGGGACAGGCTTGGAACGTTGTAGAGACGTTGAAGCAGCCTGACCATGGACCTCTAGAGCTCACACGAAGAGCCCGTGTGTGTGTCTGGGATGATCTCGTGGACGTTCCTGTTGCTATTCCTCTTCGTGGACCATCGACGGAAGCCCAAAAACGTAAGGTGAAGAGTTACGAGAACTACGACTATGACCCTGACCacgaagagatggatatTGGTGCATCCATGTCGCTGGGGACCGGCCCCGAGAATGATTTGCTGGGCCTTGGATCCTCCCCGAATGAGCTACCAAACCCCAACCGATTCGAATTGTCACGTGGCCGATCTCACCAGCCTAGTACACGAAGAATACCGAACGGCAGTCCTGCCACTATTGGTGACTACAGGGTCAGTCAGGACGGCATTGATAGCATGATTCATGGGCGAAGTATGGACCAAAGCTGGCCTTCGCTTCCCCCGCGACCTGGAAACAAACATCAAAAGCACAGTTCGATATCCAGTGCCCACGGTCAAGCGCAGCTGATCTGGAGTAGTGACGATCTCGAAGGAGATCTTGGATATGCTGCTGCGGAAGGGATGGAGGGCAATCAGCGCAAAGTGATCGTTGAGCGGTTGGAAGCTGTGAAGAGTAAAAATCCGGTTTTCACCTGGTGTTGA